In Pseudosulfitobacter pseudonitzschiae, the sequence ATACCACGTCGGCGCCGCGGCTGGCCTTGAATTCGGCCCATTCCGGGGTCTGCACGATCTCTGCAACCGCCTGCTCATAAGAACATGCGATGTTCTCTGGCATCCCGCCGGGACCGGACATGGTAATATAGGCGGCCAGGGTCCAGCCGCTGTCCAGCGCTTCGGAAGTCAGCGGCACATCGGGCAGGGCGGCCATCGGGCTGTTATGCATATAGGCCAGCGCGCGCACTTCGCCGGAATCTACCAGCGCCTTGCCTTCGGACAGGGCTGGGGTAGCCACATCGACACCTCCTGCGATCAGTTCCTGCAAGGCAGGCGCGGCACCCTGCGATGGAATCCAGCGAATAGCCTCGGGGTCCATCCCTTCTGCGTTCAGCATCCCCGCCAGCGCCAGATGCCAGATTCCGCCCAGCGACGTACCCGAGGCGGTCAGATTGCCGGGGTTTTCCCGCGCATGAGCCATTAGTTCATCAAGCGACTTGAACGGGCTGTCCTTGCCCACCAGAACGCTGGACGGCACGATATCGACCAGCGCGATCGGCGTGATGTCGTTATAGGTCAGGTCGGTCAGGCCGACCCAGTGCATAGTGTTGATTTCAACCGTCACGGCGCCCACGGTGTATCCGTCAGGTGCGGCCATGGCGATGGCCGAATGGCCGGTTACTCCATTGCCGCCAGTGCGGTTTACCACGTTGAACGGCACGCCCATCTTCTGCTCCAGCATGCTGGCCAGCATCCGGGAATTGGCGTCGGTGCCGCCGCCCGCGCCCCAGGGCACCACATAGGTGACGGCGCGTTCTGGCGTCCAGTCGCACGACTGCGCAAAGGCCGCGCCGCCGCCAATTATGGCGATCACACTCAGCGCGCAAGCCCGCGCGCCGGTTTTTGCAAATAGGGTCATAGGTTTCTCCTCCTGTGTCGTTCCCCGCGCGAACACTGTGCGCAGAGCCTCCCAACCTGAAATAATCACATCGCAATTGCTGTAGTCAATCGATTAACCAACTGGATTATGTCCCGCTTGCCAGATATGGTCACCCCATGACCAAGCGGATCACCCTACGCGATATTGCAGATGATTTGGGCGTCACGGTGTCCACCGCATCGCTGGCATTGCGGGGGCATCCGCGTATTTCGGCGGAAACCACGCAAAAGGTGGAACAGGCTGCACGGCGCATGGGGTATATCTATAACCGGGCTGCAGCCAACCTGCGCCAGACCCGCAGCAACCTGATTGCCGTGTGTCTGGCGGACTTGTCGAACCCAATGTTTAACGAATTTCTGGTGCATATCGAGGATGCGCTGAACCGCCATCACAGGCAGGTGTTTCTGGGTATCGCCCGCGAAGATGCGGGTCTGCAGCGGCAGTTCCTGAAAACTGCGCTGGAGCAGGGGGTCGGGGGCATTCTTTTGTGCCCCGTCCACGGTACCAGGGCCGACGATCTGTCGGGATTGATGCGCAGTGATGGTTCGGGGCCGGTTGTGCCGACGGTGCTGTTTTCCCGCGCGCTGGAGGATGTGCCGCTGCCGCAGGTGGTAAACGATGATCTGCGCGCGGGGCGGCTGGCCGCCGAATGCCTGATCGTCCGAGGGCACCATCACATCGTCTGGGTTGGCGGCGGGCAGGAAACTTCGACCGCCCGTGACAGGCTTGCGGGGTGTCGTGCCGCGCTGGCCGACGCGGGCCTGCCACCGCCTTGCGTTCTGCATGGGCCGACGTCGCGTCGGTTCGGCCATGAGGCGGTGCATGCCGTGCGGGAATGGCCCGATCCGCCCTCCGGCATGGTGTGTTTCAGCGATCTGATTGCCTTTGGTGCGATCACCGCCTGCCACGATCTGGGGCTGGTCCCGGGGCGCGATCTGTCCATCGTCGGCTGTGACGACATGGAGGAGGCAGGGTTGAGTTTTCCGCGCCTGACCACCGTGGCGGTAGACAAGGGCAGCATTGGCCGCGCGGCATCGCACAGCCTGCTGTATCCTCCGTCGGGCGGAGGCGTGACCTGCCTGCCGCCTCGCCTGATCCTGCGCGAAACTGTCGGTCCGGTGGCTTGATCCAGGTGTCATCACCTTGCCCAGCCGAGAGACGTGGGCGGGGTCGGCGTGTGGTTCGGCCTTGTGGTCGGGCTGGGCGGGGCTGCGGTGACGCTGGCATGGCGCTTCTGGCGGGTCAGCTTCCCCGCGATGCAGACGTCC encodes:
- a CDS encoding tripartite tricarboxylate transporter substrate binding protein, yielding MTLFAKTGARACALSVIAIIGGGAAFAQSCDWTPERAVTYVVPWGAGGGTDANSRMLASMLEQKMGVPFNVVNRTGGNGVTGHSAIAMAAPDGYTVGAVTVEINTMHWVGLTDLTYNDITPIALVDIVPSSVLVGKDSPFKSLDELMAHARENPGNLTASGTSLGGIWHLALAGMLNAEGMDPEAIRWIPSQGAAPALQELIAGGVDVATPALSEGKALVDSGEVRALAYMHNSPMAALPDVPLTSEALDSGWTLAAYITMSGPGGMPENIACSYEQAVAEIVQTPEWAEFKASRGADVVSMSAADLTAFMEAQDAALGDTIKAVGLAQ
- a CDS encoding LacI family DNA-binding transcriptional regulator; the protein is MTKRITLRDIADDLGVTVSTASLALRGHPRISAETTQKVEQAARRMGYIYNRAAANLRQTRSNLIAVCLADLSNPMFNEFLVHIEDALNRHHRQVFLGIAREDAGLQRQFLKTALEQGVGGILLCPVHGTRADDLSGLMRSDGSGPVVPTVLFSRALEDVPLPQVVNDDLRAGRLAAECLIVRGHHHIVWVGGGQETSTARDRLAGCRAALADAGLPPPCVLHGPTSRRFGHEAVHAVREWPDPPSGMVCFSDLIAFGAITACHDLGLVPGRDLSIVGCDDMEEAGLSFPRLTTVAVDKGSIGRAASHSLLYPPSGGGVTCLPPRLILRETVGPVA